The Starkeya sp. ORNL1 DNA window CGCCGCGATCATGAACGCCATCGCCGACGCGATACCTGGCGGGCGGGGGCGGGATTTGCAGATGCCGGCTACACCGGAGAAAGTCTGGCGGGCGTGCCGGGGCGACGGGCCGGGCTCTTGCCCTTGACCGGCTTGCGGTTCGCCCCGCGCGGAGACACAGCCTGCGTCGAGCCGCGGATGATCATCTGCACCGGCAGCACCAGATGCCGCGCCACGCGCTCGCCGGGCGGGCTCGACAGCGCCTCCAGCAACAGTTCGGCGGCGGCATGGCCGGCCTTGTGCTGTTCAACGCGGATGGTGGTGAGCGGCGGCAGCAGCCGGTCGGCGAGCGGCATGTCGTTATAGCCGGTCACCGACACGTCCTCCGGGCACGACAGGCCGTGGCGGCGCAGCGCGGAGATCGCGCCGATGGCGATCAGGTCGTTGGCGCAGACGATGGCGGTGAAGGCGACATCGCGCGCCAGCAATTCCTCGGCGCAGCGCTCGCCGGCGCTTTCGTTGAAGGTGTCGGCCACAGCGACGAGATTGGCATCGGGCTCCAGCCCGAGCGCGGCGCGGCCTTCCTCGAAGGCGAGGTAGCGGTCGCGGCCGGTGGAGAGATCCTGCGGGCCGGCAATATAGGCGATCTGCCGGTGGCCGAGCCCGACCAGGTGGTTCAGGATGCGCGAGGTGCCGTCGCGCTCGTCATGCACCACCGAAGGGGTGCCGGGATCGTCGACGCGGCGATTGACGGTGACCATCGGCACGCCCTCCGCCGCCAACCGGTCCACCACCGTGTCGCGCGCCTTGACGCTGGCCAGCAGCAGGCCCTCGACGCCGCGCGCCCGCATGGTCTCGATGATCTCTTCCTCGCGCTGCGGGCTGCCGTCGGTATTGCCGAGGATGGCGACGTAGTTCTGCTGCGCCAGCGCGTCCTCGGCGCCGCGGATGATCGGCGGGAACACCGGATTGGTGATGTCGGGCACGATGATGCCGACGGTGCGGCTGCGATTGGTCTTCAGCGAATAGGCGGCGGCGTTCGGCCGGTAAGCCAGCTGCTCGCTGAGCTTGAGGATGTGGGTGACGACTTCCGGCGTGATCAGGTGGCGGGTCTTGGGATCAAGCGCCCGGGAGACGGTGGAGACATGCACCCCGGCCGCTGCGGCGACGTCGCGCAAGGTGACGCGCTTTTTCATTCATCGACTCCGCTACCACTGCGGAGCATCATAATGTTTCATGCAAACGTTGCACAACGGCAAAAGGCGAGGCCGGTCATGCAGCGAACTCACCATGCGGGCAAGCCATACTTGAGCGGCGCTCTGGCAAAGCTTTGGCTCGGCTTCACCTTTGCCATGGCTTTTGCTTTGGCATCGCCAGCGGGCTTCGCGCTGGAGGCGCGACTTCCCGTCAACGCCGTGCCGGTCGGCACCATGGATGAGCTCGGCAAGGCACTGTTCGCCTGCTGGGCGCCCCCAGTCGGGACGGAAGGATCGGAGATCACTTTCCGCTTCGGCCTGACCGCGAAGGGCGAGTTGCGCGGCAAGCCGCTCGCCAGCTATTCCGTGCTCACCGGCTCCAAGGAGAGGCAGCGCGCCTTTGTCGAGGCTGCGCTCCTCGCCTTGAGCCGGTGCACGCCGGTGCGCATGACCGAGCAATTCGCCCGCGTCGCCGCCTCGCGGGTGCTGATCCTGCGCTTCGTCTCGGGTGAGCGTCGCGCCTAGATCAATTTCTCCAGCGTGATCGGCAGGTCGCGTACGCGCTTGCCGGTCGCGTGGAAGACCGCATTGGCGATAGCCGGGGCGACGCCGACAATGCCGAGCTCGCCGACACCCTTGCCGCCGAGCACCGAGGCATGGGTGTCCGGCACGCCGACCGAGATCACCTGGAGGTCGGGCACGTCGGCATTGGTGGCGATCAGGTAGTCGCCGAGATTGTCGTTGATGATCCGGGCGTGGCGCGGATCGATCAGGCCTTCTTCCAGCAGCGCCATGCCGATGCCCATGATGATGCCGCCCTTCCATTGGCTTTCGGCGAGACGGGGATTGTAGAGCCGGCCGGAATCGAGCGCGGAGACCATGCGCGAGACCCTGACCGTGCCGAAATCCTCGTCCACCCGCACCTCGACGAAATGGACGCACCAGCTGTGCATCGAATAGTCGCCGTCGGTCGGCGCGCGCATGGTCGAGATGGTCGAGAAGTTGCGGAAGTGGTCCTCCGGCTTCAGGCCGTTCTCGGCCAGCGTGTCGCGCAGGCTCTCGATCTTGTCGCGGCCGAGCTGGCGCAGCAACGCCGCGATGGACAGGCGGGGACCGTCGCCGCGCGGCGAGGCGATCTCGCCATTCTCTATGCTGAGCGTATTCGCCTGCAGGTTGCGGAACGGCGAGGCCGGGTCGTTGATGGCAAGGCCGATCAGTTCGTCGCGCGCGGAGAGCGCTGCCTTGTGCACGGCCCCAGTCAACAGGTTGGCGAGCTGCGAGCCGCCGGCGACCGGGGCGCCGGGCAGCTCGGAATCGCCGAGCCGCACCGCGACCTGGCTGATCGGCACGCCGAGCGCCTCCGCTGCGGTCTGTGCGAGGATAGTGTAGGTGCCCTGGCCCATATCGATGCCGCTGCTCAGCACCTCGACGCTACCGTCGGCGAGGATGCGCACCAGCGCTTCGCCGGCGGTGCGGCGCACCGGATAGGTGCCGGCGGCGACGCCCCAGCCGATGAGCTGGCGGCCATCGCGCATGGAGCGCGGCGCGGGCGAGCGCTTCGCCCAGCCGAACACTTCGCCCGCCTTGGCATAGGCCTCTCGCAGCGGACGGGTGGACCAGGGCTTGTGGGCTTCCTGGTCCTCCTCGGCATAGTTTATGAGGCGGATCTCCACCGGATCGATGCCAAGCTCAAAGGCCAGCTCGTCGATGGCGCACTCGATGCCGAAGGCGCTCGGATTCTCGCCGGGTGCGCGCAGGGCACCGGGCGTTACCGAGTTGACCGGCACCGCGTTCTGCCGCGAGCTGAAGTTCGGCGTCGCATACATGATCGAGGTGACGACGCTGAGCGGCTCGACCCACATGCCGTCGACCGAGGTCTCATTGGCACCGCTCTGCACGATGGAGGTGAGCTTGCCCTCCGGCGTGGCGCCGAGCTTGAGGGTCTGCCGCGTCGCCGCCCGGCCGCCGATGAGGGCGAAGGTCTGCGGTCGCGTCATGGCGAGCTTGACCGGGCGATCCAGCAGCTTCGCCACCATGGTGGCGATAGCGCCATAGGCCAGCACCAGCGCCTTGGAGCCGAAGCCGCCGCCGATGAAGGGCGAGATCATCCGCACCTTGTCGTAGGGGATGCCGTACCACTCGGCATAAGTCCGGGCCATGCCGTTGATCCACTGGCTGGGCTCCCAGATGGTGAGCTCATCGCCCGTCCAGCGGGCGACGATGCCGTGCGGCTCGATGGTGGTGTGGTATTCGCGCGGCGTCGTATAGGTCGCCTCGATCTTCACCGGCGCCGCCTCAAACGCCTTCGCGGCCTCGCCCCATTCGATGCTGCGCGGCGGCAGCTCGATGCCGTGGCCGGCATTGGGATCATCGAGCCCGTAGATCGCCGGCGCCTCCTCGTAGTCGATGGCGAGGAGGGCGGCGGCCGCGGTCGCCTGCTCGAAGGTCTCTGCGGCCACGGCTGCGATGTGCTGGCCGACGAAAGCGACGTCACGGACCAGCGCCCGATACGGCCCATCGGGGCCGGGCGTGCCCAGCCACGTCGAGGCGGAATTGAGCTCCAGCTGGTTGTCGGGCGTCAGCACCAAAAGAACGCCCGGAGCGGCCTTGGCGGCGGCGGTGTCGATCTTCGTGACTCGGCCCGATGCCTTGGTGCTG harbors:
- a CDS encoding LacI family DNA-binding transcriptional regulator, translated to MKKRVTLRDVAAAAGVHVSTVSRALDPKTRHLITPEVVTHILKLSEQLAYRPNAAAYSLKTNRSRTVGIIVPDITNPVFPPIIRGAEDALAQQNYVAILGNTDGSPQREEEIIETMRARGVEGLLLASVKARDTVVDRLAAEGVPMVTVNRRVDDPGTPSVVHDERDGTSRILNHLVGLGHRQIAYIAGPQDLSTGRDRYLAFEEGRAALGLEPDANLVAVADTFNESAGERCAEELLARDVAFTAIVCANDLIAIGAISALRRHGLSCPEDVSVTGYNDMPLADRLLPPLTTIRVEQHKAGHAAAELLLEALSSPPGERVARHLVLPVQMIIRGSTQAVSPRGANRKPVKGKSPARRPGTPARLSPV
- a CDS encoding xanthine dehydrogenase family protein molybdopterin-binding subunit; this translates as MSVHQFRSKHGDASDGALGGRLMRIDGEAKIRGEATYALENHPENLCHVVLVGSTKASGRVTKIDTAAAKAAPGVLLVLTPDNQLELNSASTWLGTPGPDGPYRALVRDVAFVGQHIAAVAAETFEQATAAAALLAIDYEEAPAIYGLDDPNAGHGIELPPRSIEWGEAAKAFEAAPVKIEATYTTPREYHTTIEPHGIVARWTGDELTIWEPSQWINGMARTYAEWYGIPYDKVRMISPFIGGGFGSKALVLAYGAIATMVAKLLDRPVKLAMTRPQTFALIGGRAATRQTLKLGATPEGKLTSIVQSGANETSVDGMWVEPLSVVTSIMYATPNFSSRQNAVPVNSVTPGALRAPGENPSAFGIECAIDELAFELGIDPVEIRLINYAEEDQEAHKPWSTRPLREAYAKAGEVFGWAKRSPAPRSMRDGRQLIGWGVAAGTYPVRRTAGEALVRILADGSVEVLSSGIDMGQGTYTILAQTAAEALGVPISQVAVRLGDSELPGAPVAGGSQLANLLTGAVHKAALSARDELIGLAINDPASPFRNLQANTLSIENGEIASPRGDGPRLSIAALLRQLGRDKIESLRDTLAENGLKPEDHFRNFSTISTMRAPTDGDYSMHSWCVHFVEVRVDEDFGTVRVSRMVSALDSGRLYNPRLAESQWKGGIIMGIGMALLEEGLIDPRHARIINDNLGDYLIATNADVPDLQVISVGVPDTHASVLGGKGVGELGIVGVAPAIANAVFHATGKRVRDLPITLEKLI